The Arachis hypogaea cultivar Tifrunner chromosome 19, arahy.Tifrunner.gnm2.J5K5, whole genome shotgun sequence genome has a window encoding:
- the LOC112780008 gene encoding uncharacterized protein isoform X1 has protein sequence MENGYDRKLAENFSALRINNQHGQHQQVHDQSHFDANNSDNLYQVMKAVEAAEATIKQQVEENNRLRAELLNKIQELERYKQGEAVDQRSPLVAPLQEQGHRSYQSVPSSTLEHMMNARGEIVNRSENNQINGTYRVQPNDQRPVDNAGPSQLSSPSTSSVSPGRHLPGDYDPRSGSPQQGLMPVAEMNNSNTLLKQDLAIKVREHEEEIIQLRKHLADFSVKEAQIRNEKYVLEKRIAYMRLAFDQQQQDLVDAASKALSYRQDIIEENIRLTYALQDAQQERTTFVSSLMPLLAEYSLQPPVVDAQSIVSNVKVLFKHLQEKLLRTESKLKESQYQLMPWRPDLNNANIATQSPSHPIGAPLATSNKKGLELVPQELYSQARTQVSVDSHMGNDWDMFGRTQTGMGGGVTTNVDGDDSGRYSPYASRNSSAHDVPIHLGDAHPPHYGEEITNKQVTFREPVSNNDVDDPDGDGNNSEREASANWSGNAPYTTAVDEPAPSYSPYLPPVLEEPSSSFSEAADDDPLPAIEGLQISGDAFPGRELQACGYSINGTTSCNFEWIRHLEDGSFNYIDGAKQPNYLITADDVDTLLAIEVQPLDNRKRKGEPVKVFANENKKITCDPEMQSCIEKAFYAGQASYKVSLSTGYLDIWEPATLTVKKEGYSIKCSGPNGVVITEKFASSSSVMIPYGHVSEFIIMGSSGTDHLLRAESTPTDVSGARDTIVLTLRLFILRAAEKKRGKKKGLFFNSLNLK, from the exons aTGGAGAATGGTTATGATAGGAAATTGGCTGAGAACTTCTCAGCTTTGCGGATTAATAACCAACATGGTCAACATCAGCAAGTGCATGATCAATCTCACTTCGATGCTAACAACAGTGATAACTTGTATCAGGTCATGAAGGCTGTTGAAGCTGCTGAGGCCACCATTAAGCAGCAG GTGGAAGAGAATAATCGGCTCAGGGCTGAACTCTTGAACAAAATTCAAGAACTAGAAAGATAT AAGCAAGGTGAAGCAGTGGATCAAAGATCTCCTTTGGTTGCTCCTTTGCAGGAGCAGGGTCATAGATCATATCAATCAGTTCCATCAAGTACGCTAGAACATATGATGAATG CCAGAGGTGAAATAGTTAATCGTTCTGAGAACAATCAAATAAATGGGACATATAGAGTACAACCAAATGATCAGCGACCTGTGGATAATGCTGGCCCTTCACAGTTGTCTTCGCCATCTACAAGTTCAGTCTCTCCTGGCCG GCATCTACCAGGAGACTATGATCCCCGATCCGGTTCACCTCAGCAGGGCTTGATGCCAGTGGCAGAAATGAATAACTCTAATACTTTACTGAAGCAG GATTTGGCTATCAAGGTACGAGAACATGAAGAAGAGATCATCCAATTAAGGAAACATCTTGCAGATTTTTCTGTAAAG GAAGCACAAATACGTAATGAAAAATATGTCTTGGAAAAGCGGATTGCATACATGCGCTTG GCCTTTGATCAGCAGCAGCAAGATCTTGTAGATGCAGCGTCAAAAGCTTTATCATATCGACAAGACATAATTGAGGAAAATATACGTCTTACATATGCATTGCAG GATGCTCAGCAGGAACGAACAACATTTGTTTCATCTTTGATGCCACTTCTTGCGGAGTACTCCTTGCAGCCGCCTGTTGTTGATGCCCAGTCGATTGTTAGCAATGTCAAG GTTTTATTTAAACATTTGCAGGAAAAACTTCTTCGCACTGAG TCGAAGCTAAAGGAGTCACAATATCAATTGATGCCATGGCGTCCGGATTTGAACAATGCCAATATTGCTACGCAATCACCATCTCACCCAATTGGTGCACCTTTGGCAACTTCA aATAAAAAGGGCCTTGAGCTGGTACCTCAGGAGCTGTACTCCCAAGCAAGGACTCAGGTTTCTGTTGATTCTCACATGGGCAATGATTGGGATATGTTTGGCCGCACACAGACTGGCATGGGTGGTGGTGTGACAACCAATGTTGACGGGGATGATTCGGGGAGATATTCACCTTATGCAAGCAG GAATTCTTCAGCTCATGATGTACCCATCCACCTAGGTGATGCTCATCCTCCACATTATGGAGAGGAGATAACTAACAAACAGGTGACGTTTCGCGAACCTGTGAGCAACAATGATGTGGATGATCCTGATGGAGATGGAAACAATAGTGAGAGAGAAGCATCTGCTAACTGGAGTGGCAATGCGCCTTATACAACCGCTGTTGATGAACCTGCTCCCTCGTATTCTCCATATTTGCCACCCGTTCTTGAAGAACCTTCTTCGTCATTTTCTGAGG CTGCCGACGATGATCCCTTACCAGCCATAGAGGGCCTTCAAATTTCTGGGGATGCCTTTCCAGGAAGGGAACTTCAGGCATGCGGATACTCCATCAATGGCACCACTAGTTGTAATTTTGAG TGGATTCGACATTTGGAAGATGGTTCCTTTAATTATATCGATG GGGCAAAGCAACCCAACTATCTTATCACTGCTGACGATGTTGATACATTGCTTGCCATTGAAGTCCAGCCTTTGGATAACAGGAAGCGCAAG GGAGAACCTGTGAAGGTTTTTGCCAATGAAAACAAAAAGATTACTTGTG ATCCTGAAATGCAGAGTTGCATAGAAAAGGCTTTTTACGCGGGACAAGCTTCATATAAAGTTTCTCTTTCG ACTGGATATCTTGATATATGGGAACCAGCCACATTGACCGTTAAGAAGGAAGGTTATAGTATCAAATGTAGTGGACCAAATGGAGTAGTCATCACAGAAAAGTTTGCGTCTTCCAGCAGT GTTATGATTCCATATGGACATGTTTCAGAATTTATTATAATGGGTTCAAGTGGCACTGACCATCTGTTAAGAGCAGAAAGCACTCCAACAGATGTTTCTGG TGCAAGAGATACTATTGTGCTCACCTTGAGATTATTCATCTTAAGG GCTGCAGAGAAAAAAAGAGGGAAGAAAAAAGGATTATTCTTTAACAGTTTAAATTTGAAGTGA
- the LOC112780008 gene encoding uncharacterized protein isoform X3: protein MENGYDRKLAENFSALRINNQHGQHQQVHDQSHFDANNSDNLYQVMKAVEAAEATIKQQVEENNRLRAELLNKIQELERYKQGEAVDQRSPLVAPLQEQGHRSYQSVPSTRGEIVNRSENNQINGTYRVQPNDQRPVDNAGPSQLSSPSTSSVSPGRHLPGDYDPRSGSPQQGLMPVAEMNNSNTLLKQDLAIKVREHEEEIIQLRKHLADFSVKEAQIRNEKYVLEKRIAYMRLAFDQQQQDLVDAASKALSYRQDIIEENIRLTYALQDAQQERTTFVSSLMPLLAEYSLQPPVVDAQSIVSNVKVLFKHLQEKLLRTESKLKESQYQLMPWRPDLNNANIATQSPSHPIGAPLATSNKKGLELVPQELYSQARTQVSVDSHMGNDWDMFGRTQTGMGGGVTTNVDGDDSGRYSPYASRNSSAHDVPIHLGDAHPPHYGEEITNKQVTFREPVSNNDVDDPDGDGNNSEREASANWSGNAPYTTAVDEPAPSYSPYLPPVLEEPSSSFSEAADDDPLPAIEGLQISGDAFPGRELQACGYSINGTTSCNFEWIRHLEDGSFNYIDGAKQPNYLITADDVDTLLAIEVQPLDNRKRKGEPVKVFANENKKITCDPEMQSCIEKAFYAGQASYKVSLSTGYLDIWEPATLTVKKEGYSIKCSGPNGVVITEKFASSSSVMIPYGHVSEFIIMGSSGTDHLLRAESTPTDVSGARDTIVLTLRLFILRAAEKKRGKKKGLFFNSLNLK, encoded by the exons aTGGAGAATGGTTATGATAGGAAATTGGCTGAGAACTTCTCAGCTTTGCGGATTAATAACCAACATGGTCAACATCAGCAAGTGCATGATCAATCTCACTTCGATGCTAACAACAGTGATAACTTGTATCAGGTCATGAAGGCTGTTGAAGCTGCTGAGGCCACCATTAAGCAGCAG GTGGAAGAGAATAATCGGCTCAGGGCTGAACTCTTGAACAAAATTCAAGAACTAGAAAGATAT AAGCAAGGTGAAGCAGTGGATCAAAGATCTCCTTTGGTTGCTCCTTTGCAGGAGCAGGGTCATAGATCATATCAATCAGTTCCATCAA CCAGAGGTGAAATAGTTAATCGTTCTGAGAACAATCAAATAAATGGGACATATAGAGTACAACCAAATGATCAGCGACCTGTGGATAATGCTGGCCCTTCACAGTTGTCTTCGCCATCTACAAGTTCAGTCTCTCCTGGCCG GCATCTACCAGGAGACTATGATCCCCGATCCGGTTCACCTCAGCAGGGCTTGATGCCAGTGGCAGAAATGAATAACTCTAATACTTTACTGAAGCAG GATTTGGCTATCAAGGTACGAGAACATGAAGAAGAGATCATCCAATTAAGGAAACATCTTGCAGATTTTTCTGTAAAG GAAGCACAAATACGTAATGAAAAATATGTCTTGGAAAAGCGGATTGCATACATGCGCTTG GCCTTTGATCAGCAGCAGCAAGATCTTGTAGATGCAGCGTCAAAAGCTTTATCATATCGACAAGACATAATTGAGGAAAATATACGTCTTACATATGCATTGCAG GATGCTCAGCAGGAACGAACAACATTTGTTTCATCTTTGATGCCACTTCTTGCGGAGTACTCCTTGCAGCCGCCTGTTGTTGATGCCCAGTCGATTGTTAGCAATGTCAAG GTTTTATTTAAACATTTGCAGGAAAAACTTCTTCGCACTGAG TCGAAGCTAAAGGAGTCACAATATCAATTGATGCCATGGCGTCCGGATTTGAACAATGCCAATATTGCTACGCAATCACCATCTCACCCAATTGGTGCACCTTTGGCAACTTCA aATAAAAAGGGCCTTGAGCTGGTACCTCAGGAGCTGTACTCCCAAGCAAGGACTCAGGTTTCTGTTGATTCTCACATGGGCAATGATTGGGATATGTTTGGCCGCACACAGACTGGCATGGGTGGTGGTGTGACAACCAATGTTGACGGGGATGATTCGGGGAGATATTCACCTTATGCAAGCAG GAATTCTTCAGCTCATGATGTACCCATCCACCTAGGTGATGCTCATCCTCCACATTATGGAGAGGAGATAACTAACAAACAGGTGACGTTTCGCGAACCTGTGAGCAACAATGATGTGGATGATCCTGATGGAGATGGAAACAATAGTGAGAGAGAAGCATCTGCTAACTGGAGTGGCAATGCGCCTTATACAACCGCTGTTGATGAACCTGCTCCCTCGTATTCTCCATATTTGCCACCCGTTCTTGAAGAACCTTCTTCGTCATTTTCTGAGG CTGCCGACGATGATCCCTTACCAGCCATAGAGGGCCTTCAAATTTCTGGGGATGCCTTTCCAGGAAGGGAACTTCAGGCATGCGGATACTCCATCAATGGCACCACTAGTTGTAATTTTGAG TGGATTCGACATTTGGAAGATGGTTCCTTTAATTATATCGATG GGGCAAAGCAACCCAACTATCTTATCACTGCTGACGATGTTGATACATTGCTTGCCATTGAAGTCCAGCCTTTGGATAACAGGAAGCGCAAG GGAGAACCTGTGAAGGTTTTTGCCAATGAAAACAAAAAGATTACTTGTG ATCCTGAAATGCAGAGTTGCATAGAAAAGGCTTTTTACGCGGGACAAGCTTCATATAAAGTTTCTCTTTCG ACTGGATATCTTGATATATGGGAACCAGCCACATTGACCGTTAAGAAGGAAGGTTATAGTATCAAATGTAGTGGACCAAATGGAGTAGTCATCACAGAAAAGTTTGCGTCTTCCAGCAGT GTTATGATTCCATATGGACATGTTTCAGAATTTATTATAATGGGTTCAAGTGGCACTGACCATCTGTTAAGAGCAGAAAGCACTCCAACAGATGTTTCTGG TGCAAGAGATACTATTGTGCTCACCTTGAGATTATTCATCTTAAGG GCTGCAGAGAAAAAAAGAGGGAAGAAAAAAGGATTATTCTTTAACAGTTTAAATTTGAAGTGA
- the LOC112780008 gene encoding uncharacterized protein isoform X2, with the protein MENGYDRKLAENFSALRINNQHGQHQQVHDQSHFDANNSDNLYQVMKAVEAAEATIKQQVEENNRLRAELLNKIQELERYKQGEAVDQRSPLVAPLQEQGHRSYQSVPSSTLEHMMNARGEIVNRSENNQINGTYRVQPNDQRPVDNAGPSQLSSPSTSSVSPGRHLPGDYDPRSGSPQQGLMPVAEMNNSNTLLKQVREHEEEIIQLRKHLADFSVKEAQIRNEKYVLEKRIAYMRLAFDQQQQDLVDAASKALSYRQDIIEENIRLTYALQDAQQERTTFVSSLMPLLAEYSLQPPVVDAQSIVSNVKVLFKHLQEKLLRTESKLKESQYQLMPWRPDLNNANIATQSPSHPIGAPLATSNKKGLELVPQELYSQARTQVSVDSHMGNDWDMFGRTQTGMGGGVTTNVDGDDSGRYSPYASRNSSAHDVPIHLGDAHPPHYGEEITNKQVTFREPVSNNDVDDPDGDGNNSEREASANWSGNAPYTTAVDEPAPSYSPYLPPVLEEPSSSFSEAADDDPLPAIEGLQISGDAFPGRELQACGYSINGTTSCNFEWIRHLEDGSFNYIDGAKQPNYLITADDVDTLLAIEVQPLDNRKRKGEPVKVFANENKKITCDPEMQSCIEKAFYAGQASYKVSLSTGYLDIWEPATLTVKKEGYSIKCSGPNGVVITEKFASSSSVMIPYGHVSEFIIMGSSGTDHLLRAESTPTDVSGARDTIVLTLRLFILRAAEKKRGKKKGLFFNSLNLK; encoded by the exons aTGGAGAATGGTTATGATAGGAAATTGGCTGAGAACTTCTCAGCTTTGCGGATTAATAACCAACATGGTCAACATCAGCAAGTGCATGATCAATCTCACTTCGATGCTAACAACAGTGATAACTTGTATCAGGTCATGAAGGCTGTTGAAGCTGCTGAGGCCACCATTAAGCAGCAG GTGGAAGAGAATAATCGGCTCAGGGCTGAACTCTTGAACAAAATTCAAGAACTAGAAAGATAT AAGCAAGGTGAAGCAGTGGATCAAAGATCTCCTTTGGTTGCTCCTTTGCAGGAGCAGGGTCATAGATCATATCAATCAGTTCCATCAAGTACGCTAGAACATATGATGAATG CCAGAGGTGAAATAGTTAATCGTTCTGAGAACAATCAAATAAATGGGACATATAGAGTACAACCAAATGATCAGCGACCTGTGGATAATGCTGGCCCTTCACAGTTGTCTTCGCCATCTACAAGTTCAGTCTCTCCTGGCCG GCATCTACCAGGAGACTATGATCCCCGATCCGGTTCACCTCAGCAGGGCTTGATGCCAGTGGCAGAAATGAATAACTCTAATACTTTACTGAAGCAG GTACGAGAACATGAAGAAGAGATCATCCAATTAAGGAAACATCTTGCAGATTTTTCTGTAAAG GAAGCACAAATACGTAATGAAAAATATGTCTTGGAAAAGCGGATTGCATACATGCGCTTG GCCTTTGATCAGCAGCAGCAAGATCTTGTAGATGCAGCGTCAAAAGCTTTATCATATCGACAAGACATAATTGAGGAAAATATACGTCTTACATATGCATTGCAG GATGCTCAGCAGGAACGAACAACATTTGTTTCATCTTTGATGCCACTTCTTGCGGAGTACTCCTTGCAGCCGCCTGTTGTTGATGCCCAGTCGATTGTTAGCAATGTCAAG GTTTTATTTAAACATTTGCAGGAAAAACTTCTTCGCACTGAG TCGAAGCTAAAGGAGTCACAATATCAATTGATGCCATGGCGTCCGGATTTGAACAATGCCAATATTGCTACGCAATCACCATCTCACCCAATTGGTGCACCTTTGGCAACTTCA aATAAAAAGGGCCTTGAGCTGGTACCTCAGGAGCTGTACTCCCAAGCAAGGACTCAGGTTTCTGTTGATTCTCACATGGGCAATGATTGGGATATGTTTGGCCGCACACAGACTGGCATGGGTGGTGGTGTGACAACCAATGTTGACGGGGATGATTCGGGGAGATATTCACCTTATGCAAGCAG GAATTCTTCAGCTCATGATGTACCCATCCACCTAGGTGATGCTCATCCTCCACATTATGGAGAGGAGATAACTAACAAACAGGTGACGTTTCGCGAACCTGTGAGCAACAATGATGTGGATGATCCTGATGGAGATGGAAACAATAGTGAGAGAGAAGCATCTGCTAACTGGAGTGGCAATGCGCCTTATACAACCGCTGTTGATGAACCTGCTCCCTCGTATTCTCCATATTTGCCACCCGTTCTTGAAGAACCTTCTTCGTCATTTTCTGAGG CTGCCGACGATGATCCCTTACCAGCCATAGAGGGCCTTCAAATTTCTGGGGATGCCTTTCCAGGAAGGGAACTTCAGGCATGCGGATACTCCATCAATGGCACCACTAGTTGTAATTTTGAG TGGATTCGACATTTGGAAGATGGTTCCTTTAATTATATCGATG GGGCAAAGCAACCCAACTATCTTATCACTGCTGACGATGTTGATACATTGCTTGCCATTGAAGTCCAGCCTTTGGATAACAGGAAGCGCAAG GGAGAACCTGTGAAGGTTTTTGCCAATGAAAACAAAAAGATTACTTGTG ATCCTGAAATGCAGAGTTGCATAGAAAAGGCTTTTTACGCGGGACAAGCTTCATATAAAGTTTCTCTTTCG ACTGGATATCTTGATATATGGGAACCAGCCACATTGACCGTTAAGAAGGAAGGTTATAGTATCAAATGTAGTGGACCAAATGGAGTAGTCATCACAGAAAAGTTTGCGTCTTCCAGCAGT GTTATGATTCCATATGGACATGTTTCAGAATTTATTATAATGGGTTCAAGTGGCACTGACCATCTGTTAAGAGCAGAAAGCACTCCAACAGATGTTTCTGG TGCAAGAGATACTATTGTGCTCACCTTGAGATTATTCATCTTAAGG GCTGCAGAGAAAAAAAGAGGGAAGAAAAAAGGATTATTCTTTAACAGTTTAAATTTGAAGTGA